A part of Nocardioides sp. WS12 genomic DNA contains:
- a CDS encoding phage portal protein — MLDEAEVISTVRDLWARHRDELPAHDRVYGYVRGKLGVPDVPDGAGDELQDIAKMSVKNVLGLVRNAFTDPLLVVGFRSPDATENDAEVWRLWQQQKLDARQAEVYRAAVTYGTGYAIVSKSGIRFRSPRQVFAVYADAHVDDFPVYALETWVDRSGPKPMRKGRLFDETHVYPVSLGTISKQQDEAEQTRTAQRRMSLTIDEEPEAHGLDHCPVIRFVNTRDCEDLVEGEIEPLIGDQRAINAVNFDRLVVSRYGAFPQKYVIGWAPSGPAELAKASAQTLMAFEDSKETVAVGAFPQASVDGYNSILLEMTVHAAMKAGVAPFGITGSFANLGADAIAQIAKPYQDKLGAKQSSLGESVELMIRDYAFLHDIEVPEDAEVVWAETEARSFAQVVDGIVKLTTADVPIEAMLEDIPGWSQQRVDTARKAVRRAAGGGVLDRLRAASGDRPAV; from the coding sequence ATGCTCGACGAAGCCGAAGTGATCTCCACCGTCCGTGACCTCTGGGCACGACACCGGGACGAGCTCCCCGCCCATGACCGTGTCTACGGCTATGTGCGCGGCAAGCTGGGCGTGCCGGATGTGCCGGATGGCGCTGGCGACGAGCTGCAAGACATCGCCAAGATGTCCGTCAAGAACGTTCTCGGCCTCGTCCGCAACGCCTTCACCGACCCACTGCTTGTGGTCGGCTTCCGCTCTCCCGATGCCACGGAGAACGACGCCGAAGTTTGGCGCTTGTGGCAGCAGCAGAAGCTCGACGCCCGACAGGCCGAGGTCTACCGCGCCGCCGTCACTTACGGCACGGGCTACGCGATCGTGTCGAAGTCTGGGATCCGCTTCCGCTCCCCTCGTCAGGTGTTCGCGGTGTACGCCGACGCGCACGTTGACGACTTCCCCGTGTACGCGCTCGAGACCTGGGTTGACCGCTCCGGTCCGAAGCCCATGCGCAAGGGCCGACTGTTCGACGAGACGCACGTCTACCCCGTGAGCCTCGGCACGATCAGCAAGCAGCAGGACGAAGCCGAGCAGACACGCACTGCTCAGCGTCGCATGTCACTGACGATCGACGAGGAGCCAGAGGCCCACGGCCTCGATCACTGCCCTGTGATCCGCTTCGTCAACACGCGCGACTGCGAGGACCTCGTCGAGGGCGAGATTGAGCCGTTGATCGGCGACCAGCGAGCGATCAACGCCGTGAACTTCGACCGACTGGTCGTTTCGCGCTACGGCGCCTTCCCGCAGAAGTACGTCATCGGCTGGGCGCCGTCCGGGCCGGCCGAACTGGCGAAAGCATCTGCGCAGACGCTCATGGCCTTCGAGGACTCCAAGGAGACGGTCGCTGTCGGCGCCTTTCCGCAGGCGTCCGTCGATGGCTACAACTCAATCCTGCTCGAGATGACCGTCCATGCCGCCATGAAGGCCGGCGTCGCGCCATTCGGGATCACGGGCTCATTCGCGAACCTTGGCGCCGACGCCATCGCCCAGATTGCAAAGCCCTACCAGGACAAGCTCGGCGCCAAGCAGTCGTCGCTGGGCGAGTCCGTTGAGCTCATGATCCGTGACTACGCCTTCCTGCACGACATCGAGGTCCCCGAGGACGCAGAGGTCGTCTGGGCCGAGACCGAGGCGCGCTCGTTCGCGCAGGTTGTCGACGGCATCGTGAAGCTGACGACTGCCGATGTGCCGATCGAGGCCATGCTCGAGGACATCCCCGGTTGGTCGCAGCAGCGCGTGGACACTGCCCGCAAGGCGGTTCGCCGCGCTGCTGGCGGCGGCGTTCTGGATCGACTGAGGGCAGCCAGTGGCGACCGGCCTGCGGTCTGA